From the Jatrophihabitans endophyticus genome, one window contains:
- a CDS encoding DNA repair protein RecN, with product MHIRGLGVIEDAVLPLGPGLTAVTGETGAGKTMVVTGLLLLFGGRADAARVRTGAAQASVDGRVVVGDDSAVAARVRSAGGELDGGELDGDELDGDDRDADHSTGGGGDRDDRDDRGTGASRPGGRTAALSLRRVVNAGGRSRAFVGGAGAPVAVLGELAERLVAVHGQSDQLRLVRPAAQRAALDRYAGVDVEPYARAFAAWREADARLRERTGRAAELRREADLLAHGVAEIDAIAPEPGEGEELTRLAARLGHADALTTAARTAHDALLGDLDDSGGGDVAQLLAAAARALTQQQGDDAELDALAMRLTDLSALAADLGAELGAYADSLDTDPARLDQIETRRAALAGLVRKYCDEPEPSIDGVLRWAAAARERLAEIDVSDEAVDALRQRVADTAREAAEHAAAVSARRRAAASRLGEAVTAELDGLAMADARVRVDVRTRPAGAGTAVLTVLTADGEVEAGASADGVDDVELLLQPHPGAPELPIARGASGGELSRVMLALEVCLIEGTDGTGSAGAPGRVPPEAAGTSVPTLVFDEVDAGVGGRAAVEVGRRLARLARDRQVLVVTHLAQVAAFADRQVVVDKPQGGATNAGAVTASDVHVVAGDDRVAELARMLAGSDTATAREHAAELLADAARLR from the coding sequence CTGCACATCCGGGGTCTCGGCGTCATCGAGGACGCCGTGCTGCCGCTCGGTCCCGGGCTGACCGCCGTGACCGGCGAGACCGGCGCCGGCAAGACCATGGTCGTCACCGGCCTGCTGCTGCTCTTCGGCGGTCGCGCCGACGCCGCGCGTGTGCGCACCGGGGCCGCGCAGGCCAGTGTGGACGGCAGGGTCGTCGTCGGGGACGACTCGGCCGTGGCCGCCCGCGTACGTTCCGCCGGCGGCGAACTCGACGGCGGCGAACTCGACGGCGACGAACTCGACGGCGACGACCGCGACGCCGACCACTCCACGGGCGGCGGCGGCGACCGCGACGACCGGGACGACCGGGGGACGGGAGCGAGCCGGCCGGGCGGCCGCACGGCGGCCCTGTCGCTGCGCCGCGTCGTGAACGCCGGTGGCCGGTCACGGGCCTTCGTCGGCGGCGCCGGCGCCCCGGTCGCGGTCCTCGGCGAGCTCGCCGAGCGGCTGGTGGCCGTGCACGGTCAGTCCGACCAGCTGCGCTTGGTCCGGCCCGCGGCGCAGCGGGCCGCGCTGGACCGCTACGCCGGCGTGGACGTGGAGCCGTACGCCAGGGCGTTCGCCGCCTGGCGCGAGGCCGACGCGCGCCTGCGTGAGCGCACCGGCCGCGCGGCTGAGCTGCGGCGCGAGGCCGACCTGCTCGCCCACGGGGTTGCCGAGATCGACGCGATCGCCCCCGAACCCGGTGAGGGGGAGGAGCTGACCCGGCTGGCCGCCCGGCTCGGTCACGCCGACGCGCTCACGACCGCGGCCCGCACCGCACACGACGCGCTGCTCGGCGATCTGGACGACTCCGGGGGCGGCGACGTCGCGCAGCTCCTCGCCGCGGCCGCCCGCGCGCTCACCCAGCAGCAGGGCGACGACGCCGAGCTCGACGCGCTCGCCATGCGACTGACCGACCTGAGCGCGCTCGCCGCCGACCTCGGCGCCGAGCTGGGCGCCTACGCCGACTCGCTCGACACCGACCCGGCCCGCCTCGACCAGATCGAGACCCGTCGGGCGGCGCTCGCGGGACTCGTGCGCAAGTACTGCGACGAGCCGGAACCGAGCATCGACGGCGTGCTGCGCTGGGCGGCCGCGGCGCGGGAGCGGCTCGCCGAGATCGACGTGTCCGACGAGGCCGTCGACGCGCTGCGGCAGCGGGTCGCCGACACCGCGCGCGAGGCGGCCGAGCACGCGGCGGCCGTCTCGGCCCGGCGGCGGGCCGCGGCCTCCCGGCTGGGCGAAGCCGTGACCGCCGAGCTGGATGGCCTCGCGATGGCCGACGCCCGGGTCCGCGTCGACGTCCGGACCCGGCCGGCGGGCGCCGGGACGGCGGTGCTCACCGTCCTCACCGCCGACGGCGAGGTCGAGGCCGGGGCGAGCGCGGACGGCGTCGACGACGTCGAGCTGCTGCTGCAGCCGCATCCCGGGGCGCCGGAGCTGCCGATCGCCCGGGGGGCGTCCGGCGGCGAGCTCTCCCGGGTGATGCTCGCCCTCGAGGTGTGCCTCATCGAGGGCACGGACGGCACGGGCAGCGCGGGCGCCCCCGGCCGGGTGCCGCCGGAGGCCGCGGGGACGTCGGTGCCCACGCTCGTCTTCGACGAGGTCGACGCCGGGGTGGGCGGCCGCGCCGCGGTGGAGGTCGGCCGGCGGCTGGCCCGGCTCGCCCGCGACCGGCAGGTCCTCGTCGTCACCCACCTCGCACAGGTCGCCGCCTTCGCCGATCGTCAGGTCGTGGTCGACAAGCCGCAGGGGGGAGCGACGAACGCAGGCGCCGTGACCGCCAGCGACGTGCACGTCGTCGCGGGCGACGACCGGGTGGCCGAGCTGGCCCGGATGCTCGCCGGGTCGGACACCGCGACCGCCCGCGAGCACGCCGCCGAACTGCTCGCCGACGCGGCACGGCTGCGCTGA
- the steA gene encoding putative cytokinetic ring protein SteA, with the protein MKLATLRRRAETLPGVSGVARLDRATTRLAGRLNPGDVAIIDHVDLDRATAETLLAARPAAIVNAQPCISGRYPNLGPELVVAHGVPLLDNVGGEVFAAVKEGAKVRVDGDTVYVGETPIASGTVQDADTVETLMAEAKAGLASQLEAFAVNTGEFMTGERRLLLEGEGIPALTTRMRGKHVLVVMRSHEYASDLKALKSYIREYRPVLVGVDGGADALIEAGHTPDLIVGDMDAVSDTALATGAEVVVHAYPDGRAPGLLRVQDLGVPAVTFPTAGTSEDVALLLADEGEAELIVAVGSHADLTEFLDRGRAGMASSFLVRLKIGAKLVDAATVTRLYRNRISAAALLLLVIGALVAVAAALAVSDAGRTYLTTLSDDVGRFFDWLQDSFS; encoded by the coding sequence ATGAAGCTCGCAACGCTGCGCCGCCGCGCCGAGACGCTGCCCGGCGTCAGCGGTGTCGCCCGGCTCGACCGGGCGACGACCCGGCTCGCGGGCCGCCTCAACCCGGGCGACGTCGCGATCATCGACCACGTCGACCTCGACCGCGCCACCGCCGAGACGCTGCTGGCCGCCAGGCCCGCGGCGATCGTCAACGCCCAGCCCTGCATCTCGGGCCGGTACCCCAACCTCGGCCCCGAGCTGGTCGTCGCCCACGGCGTGCCGCTGCTCGACAACGTCGGCGGCGAGGTCTTCGCGGCGGTCAAGGAGGGCGCGAAGGTCCGCGTCGACGGCGACACCGTGTACGTGGGGGAGACCCCGATCGCCAGCGGCACCGTGCAGGACGCCGACACCGTCGAGACGCTCATGGCCGAGGCCAAGGCGGGACTGGCCTCGCAACTGGAGGCGTTCGCGGTCAACACCGGCGAGTTCATGACCGGCGAGCGCCGGTTGCTGCTCGAGGGTGAGGGCATCCCCGCGCTGACCACCCGCATGCGGGGCAAGCACGTCCTGGTCGTCATGCGCAGCCACGAGTACGCGTCCGACCTCAAGGCGCTGAAGAGCTACATCCGCGAGTACCGGCCGGTGCTGGTCGGCGTCGACGGCGGCGCCGACGCGCTGATCGAGGCCGGGCACACGCCGGACCTCATCGTCGGAGACATGGACGCGGTCTCCGACACCGCGCTGGCCACCGGGGCGGAGGTCGTCGTGCACGCCTACCCCGACGGCCGCGCGCCGGGCCTGCTGCGCGTCCAGGACCTCGGCGTGCCGGCCGTGACCTTCCCGACCGCGGGCACCAGCGAGGACGTCGCGCTGCTGCTCGCCGACGAGGGCGAGGCCGAGCTCATCGTGGCCGTCGGCAGCCACGCCGACCTCACCGAGTTCCTCGACCGGGGCCGCGCCGGCATGGCGTCGTCGTTCCTCGTCCGGCTCAAGATCGGCGCGAAGCTTGTCGACGCCGCGACCGTCACCCGGCTGTACCGCAATCGGATCTCGGCGGCGGCGTTGCTGCTGCTCGTGATCGGTGCCCTCGTGGCGGTCGCGGCGGCCCTCGCCGTGTCCGACGCCGGGCGCACCTACCTCACCACCCTGTCCGACGACGTCGGCCGGTTCTTCGACTGGCTGCAGGACTCCTTCTCGTGA
- a CDS encoding copper transporter: MISFRYHIVSIVAVFLALALGIVVGATALNGPITKDLRNQVDDVKSQRDDLADQVKKLQGQVDDAGEFATTYGSQLVAKTLTGRSVLVVSLPGTTPGMQDGVTEQIGAAGGKVSGQLTVTKAYLDASRGSEINTLATGPAHPIAWTAPETDDTGKLGASLLAYVLLGKGQPTDVKQVVSAFAERHLVSVAGSDIAPSTTVVVLGRGKLKSDSYAARSQLALVDALVAGGGKVVVAGDDTSAADGGVIGTVRKQSTDRDSVSTVDDANSSLGQVSTTLALAAAVKGQAGHYGTQDGADALFPTPAR; this comes from the coding sequence GTGATTTCCTTCCGCTACCACATCGTCTCGATCGTCGCCGTCTTCCTCGCGCTCGCGCTGGGGATCGTCGTCGGCGCGACCGCGCTCAACGGCCCCATCACGAAGGACCTGCGCAACCAGGTCGACGACGTGAAGTCCCAGCGCGACGACCTGGCCGACCAGGTCAAGAAGCTGCAGGGGCAGGTCGACGACGCCGGCGAGTTCGCCACCACCTACGGCTCGCAGCTCGTCGCCAAGACGCTGACCGGCCGCTCCGTCCTCGTCGTCAGCCTGCCGGGGACCACTCCCGGGATGCAGGACGGCGTCACCGAGCAGATCGGCGCCGCCGGCGGCAAGGTCAGCGGGCAGTTGACCGTCACCAAGGCCTACCTGGACGCCAGCCGCGGCAGTGAGATCAACACGCTGGCCACCGGCCCCGCCCACCCGATCGCCTGGACGGCGCCGGAGACCGACGACACCGGCAAGCTCGGCGCGTCGCTGCTGGCCTACGTGCTGCTCGGCAAGGGGCAGCCGACCGACGTCAAGCAGGTCGTGAGCGCCTTCGCCGAACGGCACCTGGTGTCGGTCGCGGGCAGCGACATCGCGCCCAGCACCACCGTCGTCGTGCTGGGTCGCGGCAAGCTCAAGAGCGACAGCTACGCGGCACGCAGCCAGCTCGCGCTGGTCGACGCCCTCGTCGCGGGCGGCGGCAAGGTCGTGGTGGCCGGCGACGACACGTCGGCCGCCGACGGCGGGGTGATCGGCACGGTGCGCAAGCAGTCCACCGACCGCGACTCGGTGTCCACGGTCGACGACGCCAACTCCTCGCTCGGGCAGGTGTCGACGACCCTCGCGCTGGCCGCCGCGGTGAAGGGCCAGGCCGGGCACTACGGCACGCAGGACGGCGCCGACGCGCTGTTCCCGACCCCGGCGCGCTGA
- a CDS encoding CTP synthase, with protein MDRTPQGTQTTRHLFVTGGVASSLGKGLTASSLGTLLKARGLRVTMQKLDPYLNVDPGTMNPFQHGEVFVTEDGAETDLDIGHYERFLDTDLVGSANVTTGQVYSDVIAKERRGEYLGDTVQVIPHITNEIKDRIRAMAEPGPDGLAPHIVITEIGGTVGDIESLPFLEAARQVRHEVGRDNCFYLHVSLVPYLAPSGELKTKPTQHSVAALRSIGIAPDAVVCRADRDLPEGVRRKIALMCDVDAEAVVAAVDAPSIYEIPRVLHGEGLDAYVVRRLGLPFRDVDWTVWGDLLDRVHSPRAEVTVGLVGKYVDLPDAYLSVVEALRAGGFAHRTKVHIRWVPSDSCDTPAGAASALAGLDGIVIPGGFGIRGIEGKVGALRHARERRLPALGLCLGLQCMVIEAARHLAGIEDANSAEFEPETPNPVIATMASQVAAVAGEADLGGTMRLGAYPATLVAGSVVAGAYGTTAVSERHRHRYEVNNDYRTDLEKAGLVVSGESPDGRLVEFVELPAEVHPYYVATQAHPELKSRPTRAHPLFRGFVKAALDYNAAERLPVEIPAAADGGA; from the coding sequence GTGGATCGAACGCCTCAGGGCACGCAAACGACACGGCATCTCTTCGTCACCGGTGGGGTGGCGTCCTCACTCGGCAAGGGGCTGACCGCCTCCAGCCTCGGCACGCTGCTCAAGGCACGCGGCCTGCGGGTGACGATGCAGAAACTGGACCCGTACCTCAACGTCGACCCCGGGACGATGAACCCGTTCCAGCACGGCGAGGTCTTCGTGACCGAGGACGGCGCGGAGACCGATCTCGACATCGGGCACTACGAGCGCTTCCTCGACACCGACCTCGTGGGCTCGGCCAACGTCACGACCGGGCAGGTGTACTCCGACGTCATCGCCAAGGAGCGGCGCGGCGAGTACCTCGGTGACACCGTGCAGGTCATCCCGCACATCACCAACGAGATCAAGGACCGCATCCGGGCCATGGCCGAGCCCGGTCCGGACGGTCTCGCACCGCACATCGTCATCACCGAGATCGGCGGCACCGTCGGCGACATCGAGTCGTTGCCGTTCCTCGAGGCCGCCCGGCAGGTCCGCCACGAGGTCGGCCGCGACAACTGCTTCTACCTGCACGTCTCGCTGGTGCCCTACCTCGCGCCGTCGGGCGAGCTGAAGACCAAGCCGACGCAGCACTCGGTCGCCGCCCTGCGCAGCATCGGCATCGCGCCCGACGCCGTCGTGTGCCGCGCCGACCGGGACCTGCCCGAGGGCGTCCGGCGCAAGATCGCGCTCATGTGCGACGTGGACGCCGAGGCCGTCGTCGCCGCCGTCGACGCGCCGAGCATCTACGAGATCCCCAGGGTGCTGCACGGCGAGGGCCTCGACGCCTACGTCGTGCGCCGGCTCGGGCTGCCGTTCCGCGACGTCGACTGGACGGTGTGGGGCGACCTGCTCGATCGCGTGCACAGCCCCCGCGCCGAGGTCACCGTCGGCCTGGTCGGCAAGTACGTCGACCTGCCCGACGCCTACCTGTCGGTGGTCGAGGCGCTGCGCGCCGGCGGGTTCGCGCATCGCACCAAGGTGCACATCCGCTGGGTGCCGTCGGACTCCTGCGACACGCCGGCGGGCGCGGCGAGCGCGCTGGCCGGTCTCGACGGCATCGTGATCCCCGGCGGCTTCGGCATCCGCGGCATCGAGGGCAAGGTCGGCGCCTTGCGTCACGCCCGGGAACGTCGACTGCCCGCGCTCGGGCTCTGTCTCGGCCTGCAGTGCATGGTCATCGAGGCCGCACGGCACCTGGCGGGCATCGAGGACGCGAACTCCGCCGAGTTCGAGCCGGAGACGCCGAACCCGGTCATCGCGACGATGGCCAGCCAGGTCGCGGCGGTCGCCGGCGAGGCCGACCTCGGCGGCACGATGCGCCTCGGCGCCTACCCCGCGACGCTCGTCGCCGGCTCGGTCGTGGCCGGTGCCTACGGCACCACCGCCGTGTCCGAGCGGCACCGGCACCGCTACGAGGTCAACAACGACTACCGGACCGACCTGGAGAAGGCCGGGTTGGTGGTGTCCGGCGAGTCCCCCGACGGCCGGCTCGTCGAGTTCGTCGAGCTGCCGGCCGAGGTGCACCCGTACTACGTGGCGACGCAGGCGCACCCCGAGCTCAAGTCCCGCCCCACGCGCGCGCACCCGCTGTTCCGCGGCTTCGTGAAGGCAGCCCTGGACTACAACGCCGCCGAGCGGCTGCCGGTCGAGATCCCGGCCGCCGCCGACGGGGGGGCCTGA
- a CDS encoding NUDIX domain-containing protein: protein MGELDDYELLSSEVLFRGRVLTVRLDDVRMSDGTTARRELVEHPGAVAVVALDEENRVVLVNQYRHPVRARLDELPAGLLDVAGEPALAAAQRELVEEAGLAARDWHVLLDLQTSPGMTNEAVRVFLARGLSAADTGGFRPEHEEAAMTVSREPLAEAIHRVLSGGITNAIAVAGLLAAVHGRATEWRDLRPADAPWPGRVGQR, encoded by the coding sequence ATGGGGGAGCTCGACGACTACGAGCTGCTGTCGTCCGAGGTGCTGTTCCGCGGCCGGGTGCTGACCGTCCGGCTGGACGACGTGCGGATGAGCGACGGCACGACCGCCCGGCGTGAGCTGGTCGAGCACCCGGGCGCGGTCGCCGTCGTCGCGCTGGACGAGGAGAACCGGGTGGTACTCGTAAATCAGTACCGCCACCCGGTGCGGGCGCGGCTGGACGAACTGCCCGCCGGGCTGCTCGACGTCGCAGGCGAGCCGGCGCTCGCCGCCGCGCAGCGCGAACTGGTCGAGGAGGCCGGGCTCGCCGCCCGGGACTGGCACGTGCTGCTGGACCTGCAGACCTCGCCGGGCATGACGAACGAGGCGGTTCGGGTGTTCCTGGCCCGCGGGCTGTCCGCCGCCGACACCGGCGGGTTCCGGCCCGAGCACGAGGAGGCCGCGATGACGGTCTCGCGCGAGCCGCTGGCCGAGGCGATCCACCGGGTGCTCTCGGGCGGCATCACCAACGCCATCGCGGTCGCGGGACTGCTCGCCGCGGTGCACGGTCGCGCGACGGAATGGCGCGACCTGCGCCCGGCCGACGCGCCGTGGCCGGGCCGGGTCGGGCAGCGCTGA
- a CDS encoding site-specific tyrosine recombinase XerD: MVLGTASRSAPATLVRSYLDHLAVERGVAANTLSSYRRDLARYVDYLTGRGVTAIGDVDAALVGGFLPHLREGDDDHPPLSASSAARAVVAVRGLHRFALRDGLVEVDVAREVRPAAPPRRLPKAIALDDVERVLEAAGYARTTLAYRDRALLELLYGTGARISEAVGLDVDDLDLVDDTVLLRGKGGKHRRVPVGSYAAKALSTYLVQARPVLAEAGRGTPKVFLNSRGGPLSRQSAWVVLRTAAERAGLTVEISPHTLRHSFATHLMEGGADVRVVQELLGHASVTTTQIYTLVTVDTLREVYASAHPRAGRAATS, translated from the coding sequence ATGGTGCTGGGGACGGCGTCGCGTTCGGCGCCGGCGACGCTGGTGCGCAGCTACCTCGACCACCTCGCGGTGGAGCGCGGCGTGGCCGCGAACACGTTGAGCTCGTACCGGCGCGACCTCGCCCGCTACGTCGACTACCTGACCGGCCGTGGGGTGACCGCGATCGGTGACGTCGACGCGGCGCTGGTCGGCGGTTTCCTGCCCCACCTGCGCGAGGGCGACGACGACCACCCGCCGCTGTCGGCCTCGTCGGCGGCCCGGGCGGTCGTGGCGGTGCGGGGCCTGCACCGTTTCGCGCTGCGCGACGGTCTCGTCGAGGTGGACGTCGCCCGCGAGGTGCGTCCCGCCGCGCCGCCTCGCCGGCTGCCGAAGGCGATCGCGCTGGACGACGTCGAGCGGGTGCTCGAGGCCGCCGGCTACGCCCGCACCACCCTCGCCTACCGCGACCGCGCGCTGCTGGAGCTGCTGTACGGCACCGGCGCCCGCATCTCCGAGGCCGTCGGCCTCGACGTCGACGACCTCGATCTCGTGGACGACACCGTGCTGCTGCGCGGCAAGGGCGGCAAGCACCGTCGCGTCCCCGTCGGGTCCTACGCGGCCAAGGCGCTGTCGACCTACCTCGTGCAGGCGCGTCCCGTCCTCGCCGAGGCCGGTCGCGGCACTCCCAAGGTCTTCCTCAACTCGCGCGGCGGCCCGCTGTCGCGGCAGTCGGCCTGGGTCGTCCTGCGGACCGCCGCCGAGCGTGCGGGCCTCACCGTGGAGATCTCGCCGCACACGCTGCGGCACTCGTTCGCGACGCACCTGATGGAGGGCGGGGCCGACGTCCGCGTGGTGCAGGAACTGCTCGGCCACGCCTCGGTGACGACGACGCAGATCTACACCCTGGTCACCGTGGACACGCTGCGCGAGGTGTATGCGAGCGCGCATCCGCGGGCGGGACGCGCGGCGACCAGCTGA
- a CDS encoding ParA family protein: MFAVERVKAVDPAVARAKRDVPEPPPLDKHGPARVIALCNQKGGVGKTTSAINLGAALAELGRRVLLVDFDPQGALSVGLGVQPHQLERTSYNLLMERGVSIDEVRRKTAVPGIDLLPSNIDLSAAEIQLVTEVGREQTLARALAPVLPEYDFVLIDCQPSLGLLTVNALTASQGVIIPLECEFFSLRGVALLIDTIGKVQDRLNPQLQLDGILATMYDGRTLHGREVFQRVLDAFGDKVYDTVITRTVRFPETTVAGEPITSWAPSSAGAKAYRHLAREVIARS, encoded by the coding sequence CTGTTCGCCGTGGAGCGCGTCAAGGCCGTCGACCCCGCCGTCGCCCGCGCGAAGCGCGACGTCCCCGAGCCGCCGCCGCTCGACAAGCACGGCCCCGCCCGCGTCATCGCGCTGTGCAATCAGAAGGGCGGCGTCGGCAAGACGACGTCGGCCATCAACCTCGGCGCCGCGCTCGCCGAGCTCGGCCGCCGGGTGCTGCTCGTGGACTTCGACCCGCAGGGCGCGCTCTCGGTGGGGCTGGGCGTCCAACCGCACCAGCTCGAGCGCACCAGCTACAACCTGCTCATGGAGCGGGGCGTGTCCATCGACGAGGTGCGCCGCAAGACCGCGGTGCCCGGCATCGACCTGCTGCCCAGCAACATCGACCTCTCGGCGGCCGAGATCCAGCTCGTCACCGAGGTGGGGCGCGAGCAGACGCTGGCCCGCGCGCTCGCCCCGGTCCTGCCCGAGTACGACTTCGTGCTCATCGACTGCCAGCCGTCGCTCGGGCTGCTCACCGTCAACGCCCTCACCGCGTCGCAGGGCGTGATCATCCCGCTCGAGTGCGAGTTCTTCAGCCTGCGCGGCGTCGCGCTGCTGATCGACACCATCGGCAAGGTGCAGGACCGGCTCAACCCGCAGCTGCAGCTCGACGGCATCCTCGCCACGATGTACGACGGGCGGACGCTGCACGGTCGCGAGGTCTTCCAGCGGGTGCTCGACGCCTTCGGTGACAAGGTCTACGACACCGTCATCACCCGCACGGTGCGCTTCCCCGAGACGACGGTCGCCGGCGAGCCCATCACGTCCTGGGCGCCGTCGTCGGCCGGGGCCAAGGCCTACCGGCATCTCGCCCGCGAGGTCATCGCTCGCTCATGA
- a CDS encoding segregation and condensation protein A has product MSDTRTDTPNAAGTPNETGTASGGPGEATTLADVAADPTILPLDAEDVDLADLGAEATGAPDDGAFRVRLENFEGPFDLLLSLISRRQLDVTEVALSQVTDEFISYLAGMDTWDLGKATEFLVVAATLLDLKAARLLPAAEVEDEEDLALLEARDLLFARLLQYRAYKLAAAHLQELEQRQSRRHGRAVELEPRFAELLPEVLIGVSPQRFAIIAAGALAPKPVPMVGTDHVHAPPVSVAEHMGILRDRLRRQGSATFRSLVADCSITLEVVARFLGLLELYREGSVAFDQVEALTELRVRWTGGATEADAPENTSADEEYS; this is encoded by the coding sequence ATGAGCGACACCAGGACCGACACCCCGAACGCCGCCGGCACCCCGAACGAGACCGGGACGGCGTCCGGCGGCCCGGGGGAGGCGACGACCCTCGCCGACGTCGCGGCCGATCCCACGATCCTGCCGCTGGACGCCGAGGACGTCGATCTCGCCGACCTGGGCGCGGAGGCGACGGGCGCGCCCGACGACGGCGCGTTCCGGGTGCGGCTGGAGAACTTCGAGGGGCCGTTCGACCTGCTGCTCAGCCTGATCAGCCGTCGCCAGCTCGACGTCACCGAGGTCGCGCTGTCGCAGGTGACCGACGAGTTCATCAGCTACCTGGCCGGGATGGACACCTGGGACCTCGGCAAGGCGACCGAGTTCCTCGTCGTCGCGGCCACCCTGCTCGACCTCAAGGCCGCCCGGCTGCTGCCGGCGGCCGAGGTGGAGGACGAGGAGGACCTCGCACTGCTCGAGGCGCGCGACCTCCTCTTCGCCCGGCTGCTGCAGTACCGCGCGTACAAGCTCGCCGCCGCCCACCTGCAGGAGCTCGAGCAGCGGCAGTCGCGGCGGCACGGCCGGGCCGTCGAACTGGAGCCGCGCTTCGCCGAGCTGCTGCCCGAGGTCCTGATCGGGGTGAGCCCGCAGCGGTTCGCCATCATCGCCGCCGGGGCGCTGGCGCCCAAACCGGTGCCGATGGTGGGCACCGACCACGTCCACGCGCCGCCCGTCAGCGTCGCCGAGCACATGGGCATCCTGCGCGACCGGCTGCGCCGACAGGGCTCGGCGACCTTCCGCTCGCTCGTCGCCGACTGCAGCATCACCCTCGAGGTCGTGGCCCGCTTCCTGGGGCTGCTCGAGCTCTACCGCGAGGGCTCGGTCGCCTTCGACCAGGTGGAGGCGCTGACCGAGCTGCGGGTGCGGTGGACGGGCGGCGCGACGGAGGCCGACGCGCCCGAGAACACGTCCGCGGACGAGGAGTATTCGTGA
- the scpB gene encoding SMC-Scp complex subunit ScpB has protein sequence MTDPHPSTAADPAAAGDREERPLGDPLDAISVAAEADVVAAEIEVPVDGPVGVAVGAAAEDTGTDGGRLPGVLAARLAEPGELRAAVEAVLFVVEAPVSVASLAATLEQTTDAVQGVLAELRAGYDERNAGMELRDVAGGVRLFTRAEHADVVEHFLRDGQRSRLSQAALETLAVIAYRQPVTRARVSAIRGVNVDGVVRTLLARGLVVEVGTDPETGGGLFRTTELFLERMGLRSLAELPSLAPLLPDLAALDGIDGIDGIDVSGGLDGADGIAGPGLDAVTDSDTDTDSDGDDDG, from the coding sequence GTGACCGACCCCCATCCGAGCACCGCGGCCGACCCGGCCGCCGCCGGCGACCGCGAGGAGCGCCCCCTCGGCGACCCGCTCGACGCGATCAGCGTCGCCGCCGAGGCCGACGTCGTGGCGGCCGAGATCGAGGTGCCCGTCGATGGCCCCGTCGGCGTCGCCGTCGGTGCCGCTGCCGAGGACACCGGCACCGACGGCGGCCGGCTCCCGGGCGTGCTGGCCGCCCGGCTCGCCGAACCCGGGGAGCTGCGCGCCGCCGTCGAGGCGGTGCTGTTCGTCGTGGAGGCACCGGTGAGCGTGGCGTCGCTCGCGGCGACCCTGGAGCAGACGACCGACGCCGTGCAGGGGGTGCTCGCCGAGCTGCGCGCCGGCTACGACGAGCGCAACGCGGGCATGGAGCTGCGTGACGTCGCCGGCGGCGTGCGGCTGTTCACCCGCGCCGAGCACGCCGACGTCGTCGAGCACTTCCTGCGCGACGGGCAACGCAGCCGGCTCAGCCAGGCCGCGCTGGAGACCCTCGCCGTCATCGCCTACCGCCAGCCGGTGACCCGCGCGCGGGTGTCGGCGATCCGCGGTGTGAACGTCGACGGCGTCGTGCGCACCCTGCTCGCGCGCGGCCTCGTCGTGGAGGTCGGCACCGATCCCGAGACCGGCGGCGGGCTGTTCCGCACCACCGAGCTCTTCCTGGAGCGGATGGGGCTGCGCTCGCTGGCCGAACTGCCCTCGCTGGCGCCGCTGCTGCCCGACCTCGCTGCCCTCGACGGGATCGACGGGATCGACGGGATCGACGTCTCGGGTGGGCTCGACGGCGCGGACGGGATCGCCGGGCCGGGTCTGGACGCCGTCACCGACAGCGACACCGACACCGACAGCGACGGCGACGATGACGGCTGA